The Pygocentrus nattereri isolate fPygNat1 chromosome 4, fPygNat1.pri, whole genome shotgun sequence genome includes a window with the following:
- the LOC119263234 gene encoding junctional adhesion molecule-like, which produces MVINWSVSAGCTLKDLGQQEEMTAYTGGSVLLPCYCTDLHTKPEGFIWERDITNRDTWEEISSESEDGGVYRCNVKEKGHVFIKLTVKGCILEKGSEMLSITAHTGGSVLLPCYCTDLHTTPETFTWKKFDTNRSTWQEISNESGQYSTRVQLFNDHSPGNLSLLISHLTEKDGGDYSCRVMNNGSKYIRLTVEAASSPSDIDSKFFIYAAVGGSLLLMVLGGVIYWRYRAQRRGQMEGCERKPDLRRDQEIQTDCEVLYATVNKENKCNKVQETDDVTYSAVVHSNASAPADKLMDTEDTAEYAKLN; this is translated from the exons ATGGTCATTAACTGGAGTGTTTCTGCAGGCTGCACGCTGAAAGACCTTGGGCAGCAAGAAGAAATGACTGCATACACAGGAGGGTCAGTCCTGCTGCCCTGCTACTGCACTGACCTACATACCAAACCTGAAGGATTCATCTGGGAAAGAGACATCACAAACAGAGACACATGGGAAGAGATATCCAGTGAGAGTg aggatggaggagtgTACAGGTGTAATGTTAAAGAAAAAGGACACGTCTTCATCAAACTCACTGTTAAAG gcTGCATTCTGGAAAAAGGTTCAGAAATGCTGTCTATCACTGCTCATACAGGAGGGTCAGTACTGCTGCCCTGCTACTGCACTGACCTACACACCACACCTGAGACATTCACCTGGAAGAAATTTGAcacaaacagaagcacatggcaAGAGATATCCAACGAGAGTGGTCAGTACAGTACCAGAGTTCAGCTGTTTAATGAtcactctccaggaaatctctctctactcatatcacACCTGACTGAAAAGGATGGAGGAGATTACAGTTGTAGGGTTATGAATAATGGATCCAAGTACATCAGACTCACTGTTGAAG CTGCATCCAGTCCATCAGACATTGATTCGAAGTTCTTCATTTATGCTGCTGTGGGGGGCTCATTGCTGTTGATGGTCCTCGGTGGGGTCATCTACTGGAGATACAGAG CTCAGAGACGAGGACAGATGGAGGGctgtgagaggaaaccagaCCTGAGAAGAGATCAGGAGATACAG ACCGATTGTGAGGTGCTGTACGCTACTGTAAATAAAGAGAACAAGTGCAACAAAGTTCAAGAAACA GATGATGTGACGTACTCTGCTGTAGTCCACAGCAACGCATCAGCACCAGCAGACAAACTGATGGACACTGAAGATACTGCTGAATACGCCAAACTgaactaa